ttcttacaccatacacaaaaataaacacaagatggatgaaagacctaaaagtgagcaggaaaccatcaaaaccctagaggagaaaacaggcaacaacctctgtgacctcagctgcagcaacttcttgctcaacacatctccaaaggcaagggaactaaaagcaaagatgaattattgggacctcatcaagataaaaagcttctgcactgcaaaggaagtaatcaacaaaactaaaaggcaaacctacagaatggggaaagatgacatattggataaagggttagtatccaaaatctataaagaacttaccaaactcaacacccataaaacaaatactccagaaaataaatgggcagaagatgtgaatagacacacttttccaaagaagacatccatatggccaacagactAATGAAAAGATgatcgacatcactcatcatcagggaaatacaaatcaaaaccacactgagataccacctcacaccggtcagagtggctaaaaataacaactcaggaaacaatagatgctgacgaggatgtggagaaagaggaaccctcttgcactgttggtaggaatgcaaaatggtgcagccgctctggaaaagtgtggagtttcctcaaaaaattaaaaatagaactaccccatgacccggCCATAGCCCTACTAggaatttatgcaaaggatacagaagtgctgattcataggggcacatgtaccccccaatgtttatagcagtgcttttaacaatagccaaattatggaatgagcctaaatgttcatcaactgatgaatgaataaagaagatgtggtttatatatacactggaatactacttgtcaatgagaaagaatgaaatcatgccatttgcagcaatgtagatggaactggaaggtattatgctaagtgaaataagtcagtcagagaaagacagatatcatatgttttcactcatatgtggatgttaagatacttaacagaagaccatgggggaaggaagggggaaaaataattacagagagggagggaggcaaaccataagagaccctcaAATATAAAGtactaactgagggttgatggggggtgggggagaggggaaaatgggtgatgggcattgaagacagcacttgtgatgagcactgggtgttgtgtgtaatgATGAACCATTGGAATCTagcccaaaaaccaagagcacactttacacactgtatgttagccaatttgacaataaattgtattaaaaaataacaataaataaaaataaataaagctaggATATGGgtcataattttataaaacctAATGGCTCAATAAAGTGGCACCCatcaaaaatattgtttaaaaaaactatacTTAGCTTTTCTGTCATCACCTAGAAGGTACAAAATGTCCTAATGCGCATGCAGGGCAACTCAGCCTCAGTGTGTAATCTCCAGACTTAAAGAAAttgctttaattatttaaatagagattttacttttttactgtCAATTAAACTTTCTAACACAATAAGGCACATACCTCAATTTTTAcctctcttttaaaattacattttctgtttttcatatgtATCCATATTTATTTGAGAAACTAAAACAATTAGGAAAAAGTACCCTGGTTAATTTTTCAAATAGATCTTTCCAGCGTCTATCACACATAAGTTTTCCTAGTTAGGTTTTGGCTTTGCAAACAATGAAaaaactagtttttgttttttcttcatgtaaCAATGTTAACATAagtattaacattatttttatttttataacattatttattatttttacacaaattcttcaaaaatattatttaatggtTGTACAATAGTCTATCAAATGATGTACTATGATGACTTCATAATTCCCcctcatcaaaatagaaaagtATGGAAAACTACTACAAAAGGTAGCAGGCAGGAAGATGGCAGTATAGTAGGAGGACACTAGACCCATCTCATCCCACAAACACAattagataactatcaaatcatcctaaataacCCAGAATCAACCTAAACACTGCCAGAACAATCTCCACaactaaaaggagagaagaggccacctCAAAGAAGGTAGCAAGTAGAGAGAcctggtttgggggagaaaaggatcCAGGGtgttgcagaggggagggagccatccTCATGGAGAAAGGctagagagagaaaagcacaCAGGGAAACACATAAGGAGAAAGTTTCCCCAAAGACATTGGCTGGGAAAACTAGAGGGGccgaatttcatgagttcttacatcCAATGGGCCTTAAAGCCTAGAGTTTTgaaggtcagcaggcttggctagGATAGAGCCCAGAGGGTACTGCaatgctcctggagagaaggcaggaaaacaaTCCAGGAACAGATggcatggaaacagcaatctgaacaAAGTCTGGCGCACACAGTGAggagattattcactcttctaGGAATGTGTCCCTGAGTGGCTGTGTTCATGATGATACCTGCttttcagaagaaggaaaagcagattaGTTAGCCTAATACATAGATACCAATGGTCATTATACCAAAATCTCATGAATTTGAGACAAATTAAACTATCcaatactattaaaattataggCTAGATTACACTAATTCCACTTGATTAAAGACTCTTCAAATGttaaaaaggaatattataaagactaaaaaaatcacaaaaacattGCTATAAAGTGGCAAATACTAATTAAACATATACTATGATTATACtggtataaagaaaaaatgtgtagTGCATGGTCTAGAActaacaaaaatatgaaagataaaaagactttaaagagGTGGAATGACTATTTAGGAGTATTTTAGGATTGACCTGGTATTatctgtggaataaaaaaaatttttttggtgaaaGGTTAACTCTTCTGAGACCTTTTGGACATATTCTGATTCCAACCCCAGCTTCTGTAGAAGCCatcaaatacagtcatattcaATGAATACTCCAAGAAATGTATGGCTGGGGAAGATTCTCTTTAAGTGAAGATAATTGGGTCTTTAGAATGTGCGGGAGTCAGGGATTTTGATCTCTAGAGAATCCTGTTTCTGATTCACAACCATAGGGATTGAAGAAGTTTGTAAAAATAAGTGCTAAATTAATTTCCAAGTGAAACTGAATCTCTCGAGTAAGCATCAACTTTAGCACAAATACTGGGAAACCAGAGTTGCATCATGGgtccttatttttaatatgttttctttccttgacaCGTTCTTGGGAAAATTCATGTGCAGACCAATTGCCTGCTTGTAGCAAttctttctcacatttctttttgGGAAGGAGAACAAACATCTTTCAAAGTGAGAATCTTCTggtttcatctgaaaaatgcaaaaggaattCAAATCCCTGGAAATGTTTTCTATTACTTAATAGAATGGAATGGTGAGAATGACTTTAAAACATAGTCAGGAGgtaagataaagagaaaagttttACTAATATCATTTCCAATGGAAAACATCCTGTCAATAAATATAACgaatttattttgttgaggtgATCATTGCTGGTGGGACAACATCAAGAGTaggatattatttaaatttctttaaaaatcccaaaatagCACAAAGAGGGTAGTTAAGAAGAGAAAGCTGCCTGTAATACAACAGACCCTTATAAATAATAGGTGAAAAGCTACTGTATTCAAGTATATAGTTcactaaaatcttaaataaaaattatctcgAGAAAGAGCCcacaataatttatatattaatcacACATAAATATGCTCAGTAAGGGTTTGAGGAAACTTGTAATTAAAAGTGTTTATGGTAAAAACAGGATTACAAACAAAACATGTGTAACAGGGGGCTAAAGTAATTATAGGTGTTAATTTGGCTATAGGGATCCaaggcaaaagaagaaatattaattcttttacttCTCATTTATGTAACAAATCAATTCTACCACCCTAATCTTAACTGTCCACACTAGACCATTAGAAAGGatctttggctatttttttaattttaattcatttttgtggaTAGTGTCTTCATAAGTGGAAGACAATAAATGCCTTCAATGCTTTCCAGAGATTTcgatatattttatgtgtatttttatcatTTGGATGCTTGAAAGTTAAGTATGTCATATTAAACAGTGgttttataagaagaaattttATCAATAAGTAAATGTACTATAGTGCTAAAAATGGGCTTGGGAATCATAAAGATAAGGATTTAAATCATACTTCTGGTATTTAACAACTATAAGATATTGAaaacagggtgttgtatggaagtattgaattcCTAAATTGCACAGCCaaaactagtattacactatatgttaactcactagaatttaaataagaactttaaaagaaGACAGTGATCATGGTACTTAACCCTTGAAATTTCAAACtaatttcctcattggtaaaatccATAATAACATTTGgcttattttgaagattaaatgataaaaattatatgaagcgCCTCATACTAGGACATCACAGgcaactttctcttctctttgtaagCTAAAATATCTTTCATGTGGCATATTAGTTGAATATTAGAGTTTATAAAATCTATATTGAGAGTTAGCAGGTCCATTCATTTTTGTACAGTAACAGTTGTCTTAATTGATATCTTTAGAAGACCTGGAGAGGATGATAGGACTGTTTCCTCTAATGATTTAGAGTACAGATAGTATGTGTTTTACATTGAAAAATCTTAGTACTTTAACTATTAGGTCTTCAAGTAGCTaagtcaataaaacaaaatgaaaaaattatagaaatttaaaaagtttccttctAGAAAGTTAGAGGGCTTGACTTCTGGCTTGGATAAAAAGTCACAGACTTTCCTTAGGTCTCTTACAACACTAAAATAGTGCCCAGATGAAGTCCAAGGGCATTGAACCACAGAGTGGTTAATTCTTATAAAACACCAGGAGTTGGGAGAAGGGGATTAGAGGTTGGCTAGGATCCAGGCCAGTTCAGATCCTTTTCAAATAGGAATGTCATCTTCTAAACAATAATTCTGTGCTAGGCATTAACagccccagctcatgctctgcactaacagcgcaGATGGTGCCTtgaattctctatctccctctctcattccctgtctctccctctctctcactcaaaataaataaataaacattaaaaaaaaaaaaacactaactaGAAACTCATCTATAggatcagtcttttttttccccctcagggtGTTTTTTAGTTAGGTAGAAAACCTTGAGAATGAAAAggtgttttcaaaattatgttctttgatttatttactgTCAGCTACTAACATCTACTcttcaaattttttcaaattaaagttATTTGCTCCATGCTCTATGATGCACAACTCAGATGCTTGAGCTGATCTCAAATTCCTTTTTTGGAAACTATTGGCCCTAATCGCAAATTcaacaaatggaagagaaaggactTTAATATGGACAGAAACAAACAACAGGCTCTTCTGTATGTAGTTTGACTGCTTGTATATCTAAAATCTAAAGAATACAAAACTGAGTGCAATACACTCACACAGATGTCTCAACTCCAAGTGTCACAGAATGTTCAGTTTTGCATTGTCTACTATTCAATTACAGTCCTACATACAAGGGAAGCAGTAGTGGCATTTTCTGCAATAGCATTGGGGAGAAATGGTCTAAAAGGCCTTGCTATTCATGTGAGTTCTGCagacagcaacagcagcagcatctgAGAACATGTTAACAAATCAATTAGATTTGAATCAGTTAGAATCAATTAGAATCAATTCAGACCTACTAATTTAGAATcctttagaggggtgcctgggtggctcagtcagttaagtgtccaacttcagctcaggtcatgatctcatggcttgtgggtttgagccccgcgtccggctctgtgctcacatctcagcctggagcctgcttcagattctgtgtctccctctctctatgcccctcccctgcttgtgttctgtctctctctctctcaaaaataaataaacattaaaagaaattttagaacCCTTCACAAATTTCCCTCATGTGATTAGTCTGTATACTAAAATTTGGAGGCACTCCACTAGACAGGTGGATTTTTTCCACATTGAACTTTAGGATCATCTGGAGAACATTATTTAAAAGATGTCTGATTCCCACTCCTTAGACAATTCACATAATTTGGAGAGGGCAATAGCATGTTGGTCAAAAGAGCAGGTGCTTATGTGGCTCAGGctcttaagcatccgactttggctcaagtcatgatttcctcattcctgggttcaagccccgcatctggttctctgctgtcagcatagggcccggTGTGCAAGCtccaactccctctctctctgccattcctccATTAGCAATCTCTCTAAACactgaataaactaaaaataaataaaagggcagGTGATATAAAGTCAGAAAATGCAGACTGGAAGAGTGGATCACTCACtgtgtttttatatacattttacctCTGTGAATTTCACTCGCCTCAGAGAATTATAGTGATGATAAAATGAGTaatatgtgtgaatatattaGTAAGTTATAAAACCCTGAACTAATAATATTGTTAATGACTTccatgaaataaaatcaaatacatagTTATTTTTAACAGATTAAGCATAAGCTTTCCAAAATGATGATATTCAAAGTGGAGTCTGTGGGtccaaagaacaggaaataataGATGTTTGTTCAGATGCAAATAGTTCTTCCCTGCCTCAGAACTGTGTATCACAAATTCAGGAAATGGAATACAAGagcctatatttttaaagagctggTCAATGTAATTATTACACGTCTTCAATCCCTTCCTATATGTACCAGAAGAGAAATTCAAAACGCTAAACTCAGAGCTCTTAGCACCACTCCAGCTAGTGTGGACACActtggtgcccctcccccagtgatcTCTCACTGCACATGGTAATATGCACTGACGCGCGTTATGCTCACATGCAGTTTTCTCTTCTGGATTACTCCaggtatagaaaaataaaatggacaggACGAACTGGACAGAGATTGAGTTCATTCTGCAGGGACTTTCTGAGTACCCCAAAGTGGAAAAACTCCTTTTCGTCATGTGCTTGATGATGTACCTGGTGATCCTGCTGGGGAACAGCACCTTGATCATACTAATTCTCCTGGATTCCCGCCTCCATacgcccatgtacttcttccttggTAATCTTTCCCTCCTAGACATTTGTTACACGTCCTCCTTTACCCCCTCAGTGTTGATTCACTTCCTATCACAGAAAAAAACCATCTCCTTCACTAGGTGTGTTGTTCAGATGTCTGTCTCCTACACTATGGGGTCCACCGAGTGCGTGCTTCTAGCAGTGATGGCATATGACCGTTACGTGGCCATCTGTAACCCTCTGAGATACCCCATCATCATGAGCAAGGCACTTTGCATTCAGATGGCAGCCCTCTCCTGGGGACTGGGCTTTCTCAATTCACTGACAGAAACTATACTTGCAATACGGTTGCCCTTTTGTGGAAAAAATGTCATTAACCAATTTGTTTGTGAAATATTGGCCTTTGTCAAGCTGGCTTGCGCAGATATTTCCTTGAATGAGATTGCTATAATGTTGGgcaatgtaatatttttgttttctccattattGTTAATTTGTATCTCCTACATTTTCATCCTTTCTACTGTACTAAGAATCAattcagcagaaggaagaaaaaaggcctTTTCTACCTGTTCAGCCCACTTAACAGTAGTGACTGTGTTTTATGGGACAATCCTCTTCACATATATGAAGCCAAAGTCCAAAGACTCTGCTTTTGACAAACTGATTACTCTATTCTATGGAGTAGTCACTCCCATGCTCAATCCTATCATCTATAGCCTGAGGAACATAGAGGTGCTTGGAGCTATGAGAAAATTGATGAGGAGACACTGGTTCtggagaaaaggatgaaaaacTTACACCTTTGAGTTCATGCACAAAATAAGCTCATAGATTTGAGACAAAAGCTTTTCATATAAAGAGAACAATAAAGATTGTATGTCAAATTACAGAATTTAGGAGTTGGAAGAAATTTGAAGACAATAACTTCACCTTTTATGAAAATGACTGTTATAAAAATGGAGACACTACTGGTATAAGAAGTGAGCAAaccttaagaaataagaaaaaatgaaattaagcttTTCCAAGAAAATCCAGTACAGATCTTCAACTGATAGGGTTATATTCTGATAAACCCATtgaaagttgaaaatatcattaagTCAAAAATGTCTTCAATATACCTAATTCACTGAACATCAGAGTTTAGCCTAGCCTACACtgaacatgctcagaacacttacattagcctataATTGGTCAAAACCATCTCATACAAAGAATGTTgcaataaagtgttgaatatttcatataacttATTTGAGTACTGTactgaaacttaaaaacagaatggttgtatgggtaTGGGACGGTTGTGAGTGAATCAGCTGTTTACTCTCATGATCATGTGGCTCAGACTAGAAGTTGGGACCACTGCCACTGCTTAGCGCAACAAGAAATTATCATACCACATGTTACTAGCCCAGGAAAAGAccacatttcaaattttaaagtatggtttctactgaatgcatatcatTTTCATATCATCATGAAGACAAAATATCGTAATTCAAACCATTTTAACGTATGACCATCTGTATGTAGGTCTACTGAACAAGTAATCAGTTCCCTTTCGAGAGAACTACTTGAGTTTTTCtgcttgtttgtctgtttgtttattactggtttttgttttaccCAAGGATTTGACCTGACTCCAACCTAATTTTTCAGGTACatatttccccttcttcttcccttcctcatgTTTCTCCCATGTTTGCACATGCTGTGCTACATTCACTATTACTTCTCCAATTACATCATGTTCTTTACACCTAAAGACAATAGCATATGCCACTTCATCCCCATCATCACATTTCTCTTTCGATGGTAACAGCCTAGCAATCTCATTAAACACAATTCAAGTGTGAGATCTTCTACAAATCCTTTGAAACTCTACTGGGTTAGTTATTCCCTCCTCTATGCTGCCCTGAACTTTATCTCTGTTATggctattttccttttatactataatcatttgtttatttctgaaatctaCCCAATGGCAGAACTCAATGTTCTCTGTATGAAGtctaatgtaaaataaatttattttaggcaGTAGGCAGTAATTAActattgaataaacatttttaaagaatagtaaaATATAATCCAAGTGCAATATAATACAGGGAAATATGAGAACttgaatttatgtattatttcactGACTAAAGAACATATCCAAAAGCTTTGGGTAAAATACCAGCTAATTTTAAATGCAGACTGATACATTTGATTGATAAATATACTGAAGAGGTCATTTGGGCTGGGTAAACCAAAAATCGTACCAGTGTATAATTGTTCTGTAATAAGCAATTGCTGGGAAAAATACATCAGTTGGATAAATCCTTAGGAATACTGACAATTTTACTCCTTCAGAAGCAATagtctcattttaaatatttcctttcaaaaaaatCCCCTTGAAATTGCTAGTAAGtagtaattgttttattttttatgtgataTCATaacatgtatttatacataatacAGGTGAGCTGCCTGGTACAGTGCCACAACCTGAGCTGGATAGGGGAGAGCGGCTCTGCTCAAGAGCCACCCAGCAAAGGTTTCAACAACCCAACAGAGTTCAGGAGGGAATCCCTGCTTGTTTTGTTCAGCAGGATGTTTGGACCTGATGGAATAAGTAAAATGTCAACATGAAAGGGAGGCCCAGTGCAGGTTGTCAGAACCCAGTAGAATCAAGAGGACACCACACAGGGAATGATTCAGCTCAGACAATCAGAGAaagggtgaaagagagagaaagagatagcttGAGGTATTTATGCTTATATCCCTAAAAACTACCAGAATGTCAGTTCTAGGTGTATAACACATTCATAGATATTGCTCAATACATGTGAAATCATAGGTAAATTGAAACTAACTGGAGCTAGAGTCTAGTccaaaaaaaatatcaaaaaattgaCTCTCAAAGTGATAAGGCTATCATCATAGCTAATTGTCAGGTGGTCTTTGGGAATTAGCAAATacgaatttttaaataattattataaatatattaaattattcccagagcacctgggtggcttgagcgcccggcttcagttcaggtcatgatctcacggttcatggataccagtcccgtcaggctctgtgctgacagctcagagcctggagcctgcttcagattccgtgtctccctctctatctgcccttctcccactcacactctgtttctctctttctctcaaaaataaatattaaaattttttaaataaattattcccatttcataaaCAAGGAAATTAGATTCGGATATTCAAAAAATTGCCTAAGATCAGGGAGCCTGTGTAATTCATTGATTTAaaggtccagctcttgattttggctcaggacatgatctcacggtttatgggatcaagtcccacagtgtgtgtgtgtgtgtgtgtgtgtgtgtgtgtgtgtgtgtgtgtgtgtactgggggagggggaggtgatcagggcaaagcctgtttgggattctctctttccctgtctctctgcccctcccctgcttgagggcatgtgcacacattctccctctctcaaaataaatgaacattaaaaaaaaaaagaaatctcctaaAATCACTAATAttatacagaaacaaaaaaatgtaaatttttaaaatttaaattctagttaactaacatatagtgtagtattggtttcaggagtagaatttagtgattctacTAATtatatacaacacctggtgctcattccaacaagagccctccttaatacccatcacccattgagtccatcccccatccacctcccttccagcaaccctcaatttcttctatgtatttcagagtctcttatggtttgtctctctctctgttttatctcatttttttttcttctcttcccctatgttcatctgttttgtttcttaaattccacatataggtgaaatcatatgatatttatgtttctcagtctgacttatttcccttataATAACATACTTTAGTTCCAAAcacattgttgcaaaaggcaagaatTCATACTTTCTgatcaccgagtagtattccattgtgtgtgtgtgtgtgtgtgtgtgtgtgtgtaccattctcttctttatccattcatcagtcagtggacatttgggattttccataatttggctattgttgatagtgttggtaaaaacattgggatgcatgtgttcatcaaatcagcattttgtatcctttggaaaaCTTAC
Above is a window of Panthera tigris isolate Pti1 chromosome D4, P.tigris_Pti1_mat1.1, whole genome shotgun sequence DNA encoding:
- the LOC102959332 gene encoding olfactory receptor 13C7-like gives rise to the protein MDRTNWTEIEFILQGLSEYPKVEKLLFVMCLMMYLVILLGNSTLIILILLDSRLHTPMYFFLGNLSLLDICYTSSFTPSVLIHFLSQKKTISFTRCVVQMSVSYTMGSTECVLLAVMAYDRYVAICNPLRYPIIMSKALCIQMAALSWGLGFLNSLTETILAIRLPFCGKNVINQFVCEILAFVKLACADISLNEIAIMLGNVIFLFSPLLLICISYIFILSTVLRINSAEGRKKAFSTCSAHLTVVTVFYGTILFTYMKPKSKDSAFDKLITLFYGVVTPMLNPIIYSLRNIEVLGAMRKLMRRHWFWRKG